gtttttttttataattttgaataaCCTTTTAAATGATATGTtgcggagatttttttttttttttcccttaagcGGCCAGGCCAGTCAAATAGGTCTCATTTTGTTACTTGCTTAAGCATCTAATCTAGAATTAAAGCTCTGGaccaaataaaaagagagagagagagagagaggagaagaagaagaagaaaatgtggAATTAGAGTAGCTATCATTAAACCAGAATCCATGGCACAATGAAGACCTCCAGATTTTCCTGCCAAAGATAGAAAGATGTGATTTTTAATTCCGGTTCTGCTCAGCCCATGGATAGAATCTCCAGAAATGACCACAAACTCCCAAAATCTCTCCCCAGCCCCACTTGTTCGCCCCTCACTACTTATATTTGTTACTCATCCGATCATCCCTCTCCTCTCaatctctctcatctctctctccttcattcgtttctcacctctctctctctctctctctctctctctctctgagtttcTGAGCAATCCTCATCTTCAATCTTCTCTAAGCAATAAGCATCGTCCATAATCCAATGGAGGGTTCGGGCGTAGTCACCGTGTACGGCAACGGCGCCATAGCCGAGACCACCAAGAAATCCACCTTCTCCGTCAAAGTGGGCCTCGCCCAGATGCTCCGTGGCGGCGTCATCATGGACGTCGTCAACGCCGAGCAGGCCCGCATCGCCGAGGAAGCCGGCGCGTGTGCCGTCATGGCCCTGGAGCGCGTCCCCGCTGACATCCGCGCCCAGGGCGGCGTCGCCCGCATGAGCGACCCTCAGCTCATCAAGGAGATCAAGAACGCCGTCACCATCCCGGTCATGGCCAAGGCCCGGATCGGCCACTTCGTCGAGGCCCAGATCCTGGAGGCGCTCGGCATCGACTACGTGGACGAGAGCGAGGTCCTCACCGTCGCCGACGAGGACAACCACATCAACAAGCACAACTTCCGGGTACCCTTCGTCTGCGGCTGCCGGAACCTCGGGGAGGCGCTGCGGCGGATCCGCGAGGGGGCGGCGATGATCAGGACCAAGGGCGAGGCCGGGACGGGGAACGTCGTGGAGGCGGTGAGGCACGTGAGGTCGGTGATGGGGGACATAAGGGTGCTGCGCAACATGGACGACGACGAGGTGTTCGCGTTCGCGAAGAAAATCGCTGCGCCGTACGACCTGGTGATGCAGACCAAGCAGCTGGGGAGGCTGCCGGTGGTGCAGTTCGCGGCTGGAGGAGTGGCGACGCCGGCGGACGCGGCGCTGATGATGCAGCTGGGGTGCGACGGGGTGTTCGTGGGGTCGGGGGTTTTCAAGAGCGGCGACCCGGCCAAGAGGGCGAAGGCGATCGTGCAGGCGGTGACGCACTACACCGACCCGGAGTTGCTGGGGGAGGTGAGCTGTGGGTTGGGGGAGGCCATGGTTGGCATCAATTTGAACGATGAGAAGGTCGAGAGGTACGCCAATCGATCGGACTGAGAATGAATTAGCATTTTAGCGCTTTTGCATTTTGTCCATTCCAGTAATTGTCTAGATTTCGGAGCCTGGATTGTGGTGTTATAGTCACTTTTCTGATACATTGCCATTGATAATGTACGACAAAATTTGTTCCTCGGCACCCGCATGTTCTTAAGTAAAATTCCGAGCGATCGAGACTGATTTTGAACGGGCTCGTCAGGCATAGAGAGAGCATAACAGATCCCGAGTGGTCTTTATCCGTCGATGATTAGCCATTTGGCAATAGAAGAAATGGTGAAGATCATTTAGATACCTTGCCGATCAGCCCGACTTTACGAGGTCGGAAATCGAACTTCTCCGGAAGACTCTGCAAATAAACTGGTCGGCGAACGGCCGAAGAAAAGCCTCCATGGGATATCACCGTTGAGCACGGTAAGGCCCTGTAGTGTATCGATACAAATAGTTGAGCAGTTCCCGGATTCAAACTGGAGCTCCGCATGCTGCTGGACCCATTTGGTAAATCAAGTGCAGAGCACATCTCAAGTAGAGCGACGACGGCTCTAGCTTAAAACTCCAATGCAGCATGACCCATAGCTTCTCAAGAAGCACAAGCCGTGTGGCAGAGTCAACAACAAAGGAGCTCAAAAGAGATTAGTGGGCTTGGGCGAATTGGGACTAAGACGAGAGAACTTGTTCTCGGCGAGCTCATTGTAGACCGGCCCGAGCCTGTCAATTGGGCCAAAGTAGAAAGCCTCGGCGGAATGATGTTTGGGCCCATGATGCGACGGCCGCCATGAGAATATGGTTTAAGGTCCACTCGTCACGTGAACGAGGTCTTGATCCACGTTTTGCACCCCCGACAGCGTCGAGTGATATAGACGTGTCCTATAATGTTATAAACTCAAGGTCAAAGTCGCGAGTTCTTGGTgcaacaatttttatatttttattttctttcgtaCATATTTTATTAATGGAACATGGCGCACGTACGACTAATAAATGCACGTTAGTTGAGGTCGAGATTCGGAAATTAAAGAGTTCACATGCGATGGGATATTAAAAGCGTTCACATTGCCAATGccagaaagcgagagagaaaaCTATAGGATCCGCGCAAACTTCCAACAGGAAGTTTTACTCACACGGAGTACTTGGCTCATGCTGTAAAACTTTTTACTTACCGAGGTGAATATCAACCGACATGACAACGCATGCATATCTGTCTAAGTCATTATTAAGTGTTCGAAAAGGCCTTACGAGATTTATATTGCGAGTTGGCAATCGCGGGTCACTCGAATCGTCAGCGTGATGACGCTATTCGATGTCCTTCGAGCAATACTCGTTGGAGgcactttttgtttttggtcaagaCTCTTTCTCATTCTGTTTTTTCGGTGGCTTTCCACTCGAGACACGTTCGGACCCAACGAAGCAAATGAGGCTACGTTTggtaataatttatttttatccttTATTTGGCTCCCGCACAGGACAAGATAAAATATAATAAGAAGGGATATAACTTGAATAAAATTATCCCATAAGAAATGCGGAATAAAGGtggatataattttttatgttcatgatataaaagctattttctgaaataaaaaacttattgaattatgaaattaaaataataactaagtatgaattatatttgaattctaatatttaaaacaaaataaaaaaaattatttattcatatatgtatttatagattTTAGCTTCTTTCTacttataatatatattttgcgCTATATATtgatatatatgtatatatacacatatactTCCTATCTATATCATTACATACTTTAGGTATGGTaatatagtttattatttaataaaatattattatgaaATGATGGAActgaataaaaataatgaaaaaaatgagatataaaaatgaaaaaataagtaaatgaaaATGAAGTAAAAGAACCCAGATTTTAGATGAACaaatttgaacttgaaaatgatctttctaattctcggAGAATGCGAGGCAATGAAGTTTCTAAAAAAAACTTAGGAATCTCTATATCATTCTCTTATGTATCTTTGGTTCGTGTAGAAATTTTACTACTCGTTTGAGTTGAAGCTTCTTCTCCTGTGCGGGTTTCGTGTTGAAATTTTAACGAAAGTAGCAAAGAGAAAACTTCTCATAAttgcaaatgtgaatgatcGTATTTATCTCTCTTACTAGAGTAAGAAGTGAgttatgagagattcttatagtTTCTGTTTGTGTATTTTACggttcatttatattgatacgtgtaaataccaaacaatgaacatgAAAGGATATGAACATGCTTTTTGAATAACAATTCGATCAAAATTGTGATTCTCCAAACAGTAGATAGGATATGGCAAAGTCCATGGATTTCATatcttattctatctaatcACATCCTATATAGAAATTCAGACGACCAAATGTAGCTCGAGGGTTACGGATAAATCGATTCTTGACGTGCTTTCCGAATAAcgatttgaccaaaaataaacGGAATCACGTACTAAAGAGGAAATAGTGCTCTTGAAATAGATAATGTGAAATTGAAATCATTGCCTAATTTCACATCGGAAATTTAGTGTTGCATTTTTGCATAAATAACCATGTGAGAGGCTCTCAACTGTTTTATAAAGAAGATGACTTCTGTTTTGGAAAAATGAGATAAACGAACATTGGactttgattcaatatgcaatgttgtcCATGAGctttttagtacatgttcaaactAGTttataaactatatgaaaatattaaatgcTATCATTGAACTTAGGTTAATGGGAAGATAACATCGAATAATCTCATATAGTTTGGGGGTTAgtttgaacatgtacaaaaagtttaggaaccacgtcgagtaaattaaaaattcaaggacgacattgcacattgagatAAAAATTcacacattgaacaaattaaaagtcaataaccacattacacatggaaagtttaccaaaaaagtcgtaaaaaactattgcaattgtgtaaaATCAAtcctaattgtttttttttttttgctaattgagttttaaatcttttgcatttgtaccaattcagtctatttagcCGGTCATAGTggggggaagaagaaaggaaaaaaaaagaaaaaaaaaaggaaaaaatatttacaaaatatcaaaataattttataaaatatttaaatattattaaaaattatccatgtcagtgCCGGTCTgccaaattgattgaattgacataaatgcaaaaattttagaagtcaattgacccaaaaaaaagtatatgacatgtttaggactttttttggtaatttttccttgcATGCTAAGCCAAAATTTAGTGAGTATCTGTGTCACCATCCCTTCTatttgctggttcgtgagagttTTAGCCGAAGTTCTTCTACGTCGGCAAGCATCTAGAAGTTTTGATAGGGAAGTACAGATACTCGGAATCATCGTGGTCTTATATTTTATAAGCGTGAAAATCCCCTGCGAATCGCCTAGAGATGGAGAATGTGAATGGGCATTACTTTGACCTTAGTCGCTTTAACTCCGTGGCTTGCAGATGCAGAACCCTCTTGatcaaaggcaaaaagaaaaatgcaaaattagcCACGTGGGAGATGGGAGGAGACCTTCCAGTCAACTGATGATGGAGGTCAACATACAAAATGGGGGGCCAGGGACAGCCACTACTGACGAGACAAATGTCACCTTCATTACGAGGGTCACAGAGCATCGTACAAAATCTTTGCTAATTCTGATAGGACAGATTCGCATGAACATGTAAATACCGGCTGAaatacccttttctttttctttttcttttttgcaaatgGAGCAAGTTCACAGCTTTGGCTGCTCTGCTTTAGCTTTCCGTCACGGTCGTTCATCAGGAACCAAAGGCAATGATCTTTAATCATGTCCGgaaaaaagtacacttttagtgttaAAAATCATGCacggagatcactttagtgttaaaaatttcaaacgaatcactttaatgccaaatcgAAGACAAAAAGATCACTTTGATGCCTCCGGCTAAAATTGTtacatggcatttttaaattttaattgacatttttattagaaaaatgaattccaCGTTGgttccacgtggacttcaaaataaaaataaataaataataaaacaagatttctaaaaaagaaaaactaatagaaaattgttaaaaataaaaactttatttaaaataaattaaaataagctgaaaaatcagaaaaaaaatgctaaaataagatttgggcgagggtcgcgacccttGGCCGAGGCTCGGTGAGCCCCAATGGCGATGccccaccctcgccggccattacCGGCGATGGTGAGGCGGCGGCGAGGAGGGTTACAACAATCCTCGCCGCctgcaatctttttttttttttttttgaatttctagcttttttttttcaaaatttcagcttatttcttgaattattttgaataaaaaatttaaatttaaaaaaaatgccatgaaGGACCGTCGGCGAGCCACATCAGCCGAAAATAGTAATAAAAAAGTAACACATCAGATTTTCGGAGGAGCAAATTGGATTTGGTATCaaagtgatcgattttaaaaaaaattgatactaaagtgatccgattgaaacttttgacactaaaatgatttCTGTAcatcattttttatattaaaagtGCACTTTTCCCATCATGTCTGATGTAACTCCGCCCACCACAAGCAATGGATCGAATAAAATATCCGAAAAAGCAAGAAGGGCCGATGAGCCGAAGAAGTTCGATTGCATGTGTTAAGCGAAGGAGACGAGCGAGTGCATTAATTTAAACATatatctctctgtctctctgcttGAATCCATGGCGATCATGACCACCTAATCAACGTTTTTTTTTACCCATATTAAACTCCGTCGGCCTGCTAATTCTTTATTGGCTCTTGCTCTGTCCGTTCCTCTCCTTCTCCccctttgtctctctctctcttctccggtCGTTGTCTTCGTCTCCCCAAGTATATGAAGGGGCAGATCGAACCAGCAGCCCACTTGCTCTGATCTTTGGTTCTCGTTATGGGGAGCTACAGATGCTGCCTGTGCTTCACCAGGAAGTTCAAGGTGAAGGAGGCGGAGCCCCCGGAGGACGTGAAGCAGGCCTTCAAGAAGTACGCCGATGGCGGCGCCACCATGTCGGCGGAGCAGCTCCGGCGCTTCCTGGAGGAGGTCCAGGGAGAGGGCGGCGCCTCGGTCGCCGACGCGCAGAGGGTCGTGGACCAGGTCATCCAGAAGCGCCACCACATTGCCAAGTTCGCGAGGCACGCTCTCACCCTCGATGATTTCCACCATTTTCTCTTCTCCGCTGATCTCAACCCGCCTATTGGAACTGAGGTATGATCAGCTCCTTCTTACTCTGGTTGGATTTGAGCTGAATGAAGCTGTCAATCTTAGTCTTCGCCTTGTGTTGACCATCGGCTGTATGGTTTCGTACTAAAAGCGAGCTCTTTATTGCAAGTGGTTCAACTCGTTCCTCAAATGGAGCTTTCCTGGTTTTGGTGAGTGAAGATCGTGAGAGTTTCTACTACATCTGCACGGAGTGGACTTAAGCGGAATGAAATGCTTCTTATGGGTTTTGGGGAATTATTGTTTGTCGTTGTACTCTTCTTAATACTATTGCGCGGTCTGCTGTGTTGTGATCCAGGAAAGATCTCGAATTTACTAGTTTCCATAACCATGTGAATTAGCAGTGCATCCATATGAGTATTTCTCTGCTAATTCACTCTTGAACAATGCGTTCGTTTCTAATAGATGTAATGACCAATAAGGACCAACTTTAGCATGAAGGTGAGATCTTTGTGGTCATCAACTCAATTCGTCTTTCTTTCAGGTTCACCAAGATATGACAGCTCCCTTGTCCCATTATTTCATATACACGGGCCACAACTCGTACCTCACGGGAAACCAACTAAGCAGTGATTGCAGTGATGTCCCAATCATCAAGGCGCTGAAGCGAGGGGTGAGAGTGGTGGAACTTGACATATGGCCAAACTCGGCAAAGGACGATGTGCACGTTCTCCATGGAAGGTTTGCATCCAATTCCTTGGCATCTTTCTTTGCCTGACGAAAATCTTTTCCCTCTACTTCTTGAGATGGGCTGAAATACTCTCCATTGGTAAAGTACTGATGTATGCACATTCCACAAATAAAATGTGCTATCTCACTAGTCCAACCAAAGCTAGACGCCATAATGGAAAATCCATCAATCCACCTGTGTATCCAGCATCGCCTCTGTGATTCTGAAAATGTCCTTTCTCCATAGAAGTTCTACGATCTAGCCAAGGCCGCATGGCCCGAGTTTAGCCTTTTCGAATTGCTTGCAGTTGCAGAGCAATTACCGCAGAATCCAAACATCCACACTTTTCTCATAGAGCATATTTTGTGTAGGATAGCTTTTCTTCTGGCAAGGAAAGCCCAACATAAAAAATGACTCCACTTTCACAAGGAATGCTGAATGTCGTGCGGAGTTATAGGGGGTTAACAGACTATTCTAACCCTTGGTATGTATCAGTTCAGCACCTTGTGCTGTATTAGAGTTGACAGCGTAATCAATATTCCCAAACCCATTTTTTCAATGTACGAGTAGATCAACTCTTCTATCTAAGATGGAGATGTGAAAAGGTCGTCTGATTGGTTTATCAATTAATAATTAAGCATTACAACTCCTGGGCAGGTTCCATCACCCAGCCTTTCCAAATCTCGTCTGAGTTTGTTTTATGTATTGATGCAGAACCTTGACAACTCCGGTGGAACTCAGCAAATGTTTAAAATCTATAAAAGAGAATGCTTTTGCAACATCTCCTTATCCTGTTGTAATAACACTCGAGGACCACTTAACTCCAGATCTCCAGTCTAAAGTAGCTCAGGTGAATTCTCATCAGTCTCTTGTAATCTAATCACCCTTTCTTGCTTGCACTTTAGTGATGAAATCTGTATTCGCAGATGGTCACCGAAACATTTGGAGATATGCTTTATTACCCTGAAGCTGAATTAAAGGAATTTCTCTCGCCTGAAGAGTTGAAGTATCGCGTAATTATATCAACCAAACCACCGAAAGAGTACCTTGAAGCTAAAAGTATGAAAGAGAGCGCTCATTTGGAGAAGAAGGATTC
The genomic region above belongs to Rhodamnia argentea isolate NSW1041297 chromosome 6, ASM2092103v1, whole genome shotgun sequence and contains:
- the LOC115746083 gene encoding pyridoxal 5'-phosphate synthase subunit PDX1.3-like produces the protein MEGSGVVTVYGNGAIAETTKKSTFSVKVGLAQMLRGGVIMDVVNAEQARIAEEAGACAVMALERVPADIRAQGGVARMSDPQLIKEIKNAVTIPVMAKARIGHFVEAQILEALGIDYVDESEVLTVADEDNHINKHNFRVPFVCGCRNLGEALRRIREGAAMIRTKGEAGTGNVVEAVRHVRSVMGDIRVLRNMDDDEVFAFAKKIAAPYDLVMQTKQLGRLPVVQFAAGGVATPADAALMMQLGCDGVFVGSGVFKSGDPAKRAKAIVQAVTHYTDPELLGEVSCGLGEAMVGINLNDEKVERYANRSD